A genomic window from Pecten maximus chromosome 4, xPecMax1.1, whole genome shotgun sequence includes:
- the LOC117326089 gene encoding E3 ubiquitin-protein ligase TRIM23-like: MASGGLQSVTFSNSSTSLQSNEETDNTILECRVCDEVFRFQGDKVPRLLVCGHTVCHQCLTRLPIHGYNILCPFDRQPTEIGDSGVWGLKKNFALLELLEKLQQTKQISTSRNLFTDECLAREKQHDIGCDEDESHTAVLYCTVCSTHLCVECSLLTHSTRTLARHKRVLISEKPKENPKCVYHPMHLVEFACMEDECRNSPLMCYICKDYSRHVKHRHALLETEAEKVRSSISNAVQQTRLFGEEVADTVRKLQTCIQHVEGDTQHMVTGDGSNLSNRAPGTADLSRTKIKQYFSELRDNLNRQEVAALTTVDTHIREKLCMLRQQQEDMAVLLSQISAVCHQCEATLQQDDTRVLLAKSEVKTLLDTIQKQQQQFSEVPDQLPLDPTIPITFTKDNRVHIGPKIEMRVVILGLDGAGKTSILFKLKQNEFIQTIPTIGFNVETVEYKNVKFTIWDVGGQHKIRPLWRHYYFNTQAVIFVVDGSNKGRLSESHNELAKLVQEKELREASLLILTNRQDIQPSATIEEITETFGLFKLCCNRSWHIQACDAKTGNGLHDGLEWLSRQMVAAGAPELV; encoded by the exons ATGGCTTCCGGTGGATTGCAGTCTGTCACTTTTTCCAACTCATCAACATCCTTGCAAAGTAACGAAGAAACAGACAAT ACAATTTTAGAATGTAGGGTGTGTGACGAGGTATTCCGTTTCCAAGGAGACAAAGTGCCACGTCTACTAGTGTGTGGCCACACTGTATGCCACCAATGTCTGACAAGGCTACCTATACATGGATATAACATCCTGTGTCCGTTTGATCGACAACCAACAGAGATTGGTGACTCAGGAGTATGGGGATTAAAGAAAAACTTTGCACTGCTAGAACTGTTGGAAAAACTACAACAAACCAAACAGATTTCTACTAGTAGAAATTTGTTCACAGATGAATGTCTAGCAAGAGAAAAGCAG CATGATATTGGATGTGACGAGGATGAATCCCACACAGCAGTCCTGTACTGTACCGTGTGTAGTACACATCTGTGTGTAGAATGCTCTTTGCTCACACATTCTACACGAACTCTTGCCCGCCACAAACGTGTTCTCATCTCAGAGAAGCCGAAGGAGAATCCCAAATGTGTGTACCATCCCATGCACCTGGTGGAGTTTGCCTGTATGGAGGATGAATGTAGAAACAGTCcactgatgtgttatatatgtaaggACTATAGTCGCCACGTCAAACACAGG CATGCATTACTGGAGACCGAAGCTGAGAAAGTGCGATCCTCCATCTCCAATGCTGTTCAACAGACACGCCTGTTTGGGGAGGAGGTTGCAGATACAGTAAGGAAACTACAGACTTGTATACAACACGTGGAGGGGGACACACAGCATATGGTGACTGGGGACGGATCTAATTTGTCAAATAGG GCACCAGGTACTGCTGACCTATCCCGGACAAAAATAAAGCAATACTTTAGTGAATTACGTGATAACCTCAACCGCCAGGAGGTGGCAGCACTAACCACAGTCGACACACACATTCGCGAAAAACTGTGTATGTTGCGTCAACAACAGGAGGATATGGCGGTTTTACTGTCCCAGATATCGGCTGTGTGTCATCAGTGTGAGGCCACACTTCAACAG GATGACACCAGAGTATTACTGGCCAAGTCAGAGGTGAAGACGCTACTcgatacaatacaaaaacaacaacaacaattcTCAGAGGTACCCGACCAACTGCCACTGGATCCAACCATTCCAATCACATTTACCAAG GATAATCGAGTCCATATCGGTCCCAAGATTGAAATGCGCGTTGTTATACTCGGCCTGGATGGAGCGGGCAAGACCAGTATACTGTTTAAACTGAAACAGAATGAGTTTATACAGACCATTCCAACTATTG GTTTTAATGTGGAAACTGTTGAATACAAGAATGTCAAATTTACTATATGGGATGTTGGTGGACAGCATAAGATCAGACCTCTGTGGAgacattattattttaatactcAAG CTGTGATATTTGTGGTTGACGGGAGCAACAAAGGGAGGTTATCCGAGTCCCACAATGAGCTAGCCAAGCTGGTACAAGAAAAGGAACTGAGAGAGGCATCACTATTAATCCTCACTAACAGACAG GATATACAGCCAAGTGCGACCATCGAGGAGATCACGGAGACATTTGGACTCTTCAAACTCTGCTGTAACCGAAGTTGGCATATCCAGGCTTGTGATGCTAAGACCGGCAATGGATTACACGATGGCCTCGAATGGCTGTCACGGCAAATGGTGGCTGCTGGTGCCCCGGAGCTGGTATAG